A DNA window from Nocardioides ginsengisegetis contains the following coding sequences:
- a CDS encoding lambda exonuclease family protein, with translation MTLHILDVEQGTPPWHDARRGIVTASTVGKLLTPTLKVASNDVSRGITATLVAERITGHTEETGMSPDMWRGVESEPIARDLYSGHYQQAVEVGFMRRDEDDWTLGYSPDGLVADDGLIEIKSPRQKTHLNTILANEVPTHYMPQLQAGLLVSGRKWIDFVSYCGGLPLWVKRVTPDPAWFDAITAACQQFEKAAAEMGAAYTQAIVGLPTTERVDFNRVELKLA, from the coding sequence ATGACGCTGCACATCCTGGACGTTGAGCAGGGAACGCCTCCGTGGCATGACGCTCGCCGAGGAATCGTGACCGCCTCGACCGTCGGCAAGCTACTGACCCCCACGCTCAAGGTCGCATCCAACGACGTGTCCCGAGGCATCACCGCAACCCTCGTCGCCGAACGCATCACCGGCCACACCGAGGAAACCGGCATGAGCCCCGACATGTGGCGAGGTGTCGAGTCCGAGCCGATCGCCCGCGACCTCTACTCCGGCCACTACCAGCAGGCCGTCGAGGTCGGGTTCATGCGCCGCGACGAAGACGACTGGACGCTCGGATACTCGCCCGATGGCCTCGTGGCTGACGACGGGCTGATCGAGATCAAGTCGCCCCGCCAGAAGACCCACCTGAACACGATTCTGGCGAACGAGGTCCCGACGCACTACATGCCGCAGTTGCAGGCCGGGCTACTCGTCTCCGGCCGCAAGTGGATCGACTTTGTGTCCTACTGCGGCGGCCTCCCCCTCTGGGTCAAACGCGTCACACCCGACCCCGCCTGGTTCGACGCCATCACCGCAGCCTGCCAGCAGTTCGAGAAGGCCGCCGCCGAAATGGGCGCGGCCTACACCCAAGCAATCGTCGGCCTCCCCACCACGGAGCGGGTCGACTTCAACCGAGTGGAGTTGAAGCTCGCATGA
- a CDS encoding HNH endonuclease signature motif containing protein, protein MARGLCRLHYERATRGYVPRTPASPLDSWFEKTKGCWIWKGHITRYGYGQLRGKKAHRLVYEAMVGPIPEGLVIDHLCRNRACVNPEHMEPVTNEENLDRGARSPSKTTCPVGHSYTPENTYVYNGARQCRTCRREAARRYRARIAEAS, encoded by the coding sequence ATGGCTAGGGGCCTTTGTCGGCTCCACTACGAACGGGCGACTAGGGGCTATGTCCCGCGCACTCCGGCCAGCCCACTAGATAGCTGGTTTGAGAAGACCAAAGGTTGCTGGATCTGGAAGGGCCACATCACTAGGTATGGCTACGGCCAGCTCCGCGGCAAGAAGGCACACCGCTTGGTCTATGAAGCAATGGTCGGGCCAATCCCCGAGGGATTGGTGATCGACCACCTATGTCGCAATCGGGCGTGTGTCAATCCAGAACACATGGAGCCCGTCACCAATGAGGAGAATCTCGACCGCGGAGCTCGCAGCCCCAGTAAGACGACTTGCCCGGTGGGGCACTCATACACGCCCGAAAACACCTACGTCTACAACGGCGCCCGCCAATGCCGGACGTGCAGGCGTGAAGCGGCGCGGCGGTATCGGGCGCGGATCGCGGAGGCGAGCTAG